In Fimbriiglobus ruber, a genomic segment contains:
- a CDS encoding IS1182 family transposase, whose protein sequence is MAEPSPLPLPPPRLRSPDRQQILSATPIDGLIDTDHQARAVWDFCRGLDLATLTDRIRSREGGPGRAALDPRLGVALWLYATLEGVGSARALADLCTDHTAFRWLCGGVSVNYHTLADFRTDHPDVLDRLLTHSVVVLREQHLVDLNRVAVDGMRVRASAGASSFHRRPTLDECLAEAEDQVARLKEEMDDDPSAPSRRHAAARERAARERVDRVRRALDRLPELEAKKKPAAREQARCSTTDPEATVMKMADGGFRPAYNVQLVADCGSLAIVAVAVTTTGSDAGQLTPLLDQIGDRHGVYPRDVLADGGFINLSDLTQAEDASRGCTVYAPVPQPKDPTRDPHQPLPTDGPVIGRWRTRMGTPDARGIYRQRAATIECVNAQARNRGLVRLLVRGVAKVKAVALWFAVAHNVACGVRLRAAAVERAA, encoded by the coding sequence ATGGCCGAGCCATCCCCGTTGCCCCTGCCGCCCCCGCGGCTGCGCTCCCCGGACCGCCAACAGATCCTATCCGCCACCCCGATCGACGGCCTGATCGACACGGACCACCAAGCTCGGGCCGTCTGGGACTTCTGCCGGGGGCTCGATCTGGCCACCCTGACGGACCGCATCCGGTCCCGGGAAGGGGGTCCCGGGCGGGCCGCCCTGGACCCCCGGCTGGGGGTCGCCTTGTGGCTGTATGCTACCCTGGAAGGGGTCGGGTCGGCTCGCGCCCTGGCCGACCTGTGCACCGACCACACGGCGTTCCGCTGGCTGTGCGGCGGGGTGTCCGTCAACTACCACACCCTGGCCGACTTCCGGACCGACCACCCGGACGTCCTGGACCGCCTGCTCACCCACTCGGTCGTGGTCCTGCGGGAGCAGCACCTGGTCGACCTGAACCGGGTGGCGGTGGACGGGATGCGGGTGCGAGCCAGTGCCGGGGCGTCGTCGTTCCACCGCCGGCCGACCCTGGACGAGTGCCTGGCCGAGGCCGAGGATCAGGTGGCCCGTCTGAAGGAGGAAATGGACGACGACCCGTCGGCCCCGTCTCGCCGGCACGCGGCCGCCCGGGAGCGCGCCGCCCGGGAGCGGGTCGACCGCGTCCGCCGGGCGTTGGACCGGTTACCGGAACTGGAGGCCAAGAAGAAGCCGGCCGCCCGGGAGCAAGCCCGGTGCTCGACGACCGACCCGGAGGCGACGGTGATGAAGATGGCCGACGGCGGGTTCCGTCCGGCGTACAACGTGCAACTGGTTGCGGATTGCGGGAGTCTGGCGATCGTGGCCGTGGCCGTGACGACCACCGGCAGCGATGCCGGACAACTCACCCCGTTGCTCGATCAGATCGGCGACCGCCACGGGGTGTACCCGCGGGACGTGTTGGCGGACGGCGGGTTCATTAACCTGTCGGACCTCACGCAGGCCGAGGACGCGTCGCGGGGGTGTACGGTGTACGCTCCGGTGCCCCAGCCCAAGGATCCGACCCGTGATCCCCACCAACCGCTCCCGACGGACGGTCCGGTGATCGGCCGGTGGCGTACCCGGATGGGGACGCCGGATGCCCGTGGGATTTACCGCCAGCGGGCCGCCACGATCGAGTGTGTGAACGCCCAGGCCCGGAACCGCGGGTTGGTGCGGTTGTTGGTGCGTGGGGTGGCGAAGGTGAAAGCGGTAGCCCTGTGGTTCGCGGTGGCTCACAACGTGGCGTGCGGGGTGCGGCTGCGCGCCGCGGCGGTGGAACGGGCGGCGTGA